The bacterium genome includes a region encoding these proteins:
- a CDS encoding polyprenol monophosphomannose synthase gives MGDETSRTNKESKHIVLPKVLVVMPMVNEEGNILDIVPAVLKQGDEFSILICEDESKDSTPELADRLAEENPKRVFVLHGKRQGLGPAYVRGFHWALDRDFQLIFEMDADFSHKPEYLRQMSKLIAQDRADMVVGSRRVNGGGVKNWGLYRKLLSWGGSIYTRLITGLPVKDATAGFVVYKREVLEHIDPSKLSAGGYAFQIETKFQTWKAGYRIVEFPIIFPDRIHGETKLTKDIIKEAFTMVWKLRFSKKSK, from the coding sequence ATGGGAGATGAAACCTCCAGAACAAATAAAGAATCCAAACACATAGTGCTCCCAAAAGTATTGGTAGTCATGCCTATGGTTAATGAAGAGGGCAATATTCTCGATATTGTCCCTGCGGTTTTGAAACAGGGAGATGAATTCAGCATCCTTATTTGTGAGGATGAATCGAAGGATAGCACACCCGAGTTGGCTGACAGACTTGCCGAGGAAAATCCCAAGCGGGTTTTTGTTCTTCATGGCAAAAGACAGGGGCTAGGGCCTGCCTATGTCCGAGGATTCCATTGGGCATTGGACAGGGATTTTCAGCTTATATTCGAGATGGACGCCGATTTTTCACATAAACCGGAGTATCTTCGTCAAATGTCGAAGCTAATTGCGCAAGATCGAGCGGATATGGTTGTCGGAAGTCGCCGGGTCAATGGTGGTGGAGTAAAGAACTGGGGGCTTTATCGAAAGCTTCTTTCTTGGGGTGGAAGCATTTATACACGCTTGATTACTGGGTTGCCGGTTAAGGACGCGACGGCAGGATTCGTTGTGTATAAGCGTGAAGTGCTAGAACATATTGATCCTTCTAAGCTATCCGCTGGTGGTTATGCATTTCAGATCGAGACAAAATTCCAGACGTGGAAGGCGGGATATCGTATCGTAGAATTCCCGATTATTTTCCCAGATAGGATACATGGAGAAACGAAGCTAACCAAGGATATCATCAAAGAGGCTTTCACGATGGTCTGGAAATTGCGTTTCTCAAAAAAGTCCAAATAA
- a CDS encoding undecaprenyl/decaprenyl-phosphate alpha-N-acetylglucosaminyl 1-phosphate transferase produces MLAYTYIIVAVVSIIITLIITPLAIRIGKLTGATSIPRDVEITRPSASDLGGIAIIIAIVIAVALSYIIYPAPFAGYRNAISGLVFGAIIISLMGFIDDRKNLGVGVKFALQLIAAIVTMSFGVKISVISNPFNSFAELGIFSYPVTALWIVGVMNAVNFVDGLDGLAPGVLSIAGISLFAICASLNLPVLAIIFLSIFGANIAFLRFNYPPARIILGNMGAYLLGYIMATASIIQPVKVSTAMVLFVPMLALGFPLMEILITVIRRTLKRKKIYQRDAEHLHHLLLSFGLPPSVVDWVFYSISFIFATLAVALSVGNRSIMIFFLAGLLLVFLVLTVKLASLERSKIKL; encoded by the coding sequence TTGTTAGCCTATACATATATTATAGTAGCGGTTGTATCGATTATTATTACTCTTATTATAACGCCATTAGCTATAAGAATTGGCAAACTCACAGGAGCGACTTCGATTCCTAGGGATGTTGAAATTACACGGCCTTCGGCTTCTGATTTAGGTGGAATCGCAATTATTATTGCAATCGTTATTGCGGTTGCGCTCAGCTATATAATATATCCCGCCCCTTTTGCAGGATATAGAAATGCTATTAGTGGTTTAGTTTTTGGTGCTATCATAATATCGCTTATGGGCTTTATTGACGACAGAAAAAATTTAGGTGTAGGTGTTAAATTTGCACTTCAACTTATAGCAGCCATTGTAACGATGTCTTTTGGTGTTAAGATTTCTGTGATATCCAATCCATTCAATTCTTTTGCTGAATTGGGTATTTTTTCTTATCCAGTAACAGCACTCTGGATAGTCGGTGTCATGAACGCGGTTAATTTTGTCGATGGTCTCGATGGTCTTGCGCCGGGAGTTCTTTCTATTGCTGGCATATCACTCTTCGCGATATGCGCCTCATTGAACCTTCCGGTTTTAGCGATAATTTTCCTATCGATTTTTGGTGCAAATATAGCATTTTTGCGCTTTAATTATCCGCCTGCACGTATTATATTAGGAAATATGGGAGCTTATTTATTAGGTTACATTATGGCAACAGCGAGTATTATCCAACCGGTAAAGGTATCGACAGCAATGGTTCTTTTCGTTCCGATGCTTGCGCTCGGTTTTCCTCTTATGGAGATACTAATTACAGTGATCAGAAGGACATTGAAGAGGAAGAAGATATATCAAAGAGATGCCGAACATCTTCATCACTTGCTTCTTTCATTTGGCCTACCCCCTTCTGTTGTTGATTGGGTATTTTATTCTATCAGTTTTATTTTCGCGACATTAGCCGTAGCGCTCTCGGTGGGAAATAGGAGTATTATGATATTTTTTCTTGCTGGTTTATTATTGGTTTTTCTTGTGTTGACGGTAAAATTAGCATCGTTGGAGAGGAGTAAGATCAAATTATGA
- a CDS encoding PTS sugar transporter subunit IIA, giving the protein MKLSQFSGTNLIELELRSTNSDDVIDELSELLGNSDKIDSVQTIKSALIEREELASTGIGFGVALPHARAKSVKGLTVAFGRSEKGIDFGAIDHNLVHLFFVIVVPETAVNTHLTALGKLSYLLKEKDNREILLNATFPQEVLDLINQE; this is encoded by the coding sequence ATGAAACTATCTCAGTTCAGTGGAACAAATCTTATAGAACTCGAGCTCAGATCGACAAATAGTGATGATGTTATCGACGAGCTTTCCGAGCTACTTGGGAACTCAGACAAAATCGATTCCGTTCAAACAATAAAGAGCGCACTTATTGAACGAGAAGAGCTTGCTTCTACTGGTATTGGCTTTGGGGTTGCTTTACCTCATGCGCGAGCGAAATCGGTAAAGGGGCTTACAGTAGCCTTTGGTCGCAGTGAAAAAGGGATCGACTTTGGGGCAATAGACCATAACCTTGTTCATTTATTCTTTGTTATAGTTGTGCCGGAAACAGCTGTTAACACCCATTTAACGGCTCTTGGGAAACTCTCGTATTTATTAAAAGAGAAGGACAATCGGGAAATTCTTCTTAATGCTACTTTCCCTCAAGAGGTTCTCGACCTTATAAATCAAGAATAA
- a CDS encoding Trm112 family protein, protein MDEKLLEILVCPKCHSKLIYDISKEKLYCEVCNLAYNIADGIPLLLADEAESC, encoded by the coding sequence ATGGATGAAAAGTTATTAGAAATCTTAGTTTGCCCCAAATGTCATTCGAAGCTTATTTACGATATATCCAAAGAAAAACTTTATTGCGAAGTTTGTAACTTGGCATATAATATTGCCGATGGAATTCCTCTTCTGCTTGCAGATGAGGCTGAAAGCTGTTAA
- a CDS encoding glycosyltransferase family 2 protein yields the protein MNDGLHNNKSLANELEPSAMVNTANKLSVVVLSYNTINITTHCIESLYEYSPITRGLEIVVVDNASCDGSADFIHGRFPDIKLIRNSTNRGFAAGCNQGIRSSMGDFILLLNSDAALIDQSLDILIDFMGRNPDVGICGGLMLSDDGTPQPSCHIFPSYTNLLFSKNWLLNPLSFFKKRFEKYREIPARNTDVDAVSGGFFLIRREALSNIGLMDERFFFYVEDIDISRRIKKAGWRVVIIPKAKVYHVGGASAKLRPSRTYAWHHISLFKYFMKYYPYLLPLNLLLGLGLSFHLLLSFLVGFFKKLGRKSC from the coding sequence TTGAACGATGGATTACATAATAACAAGTCTCTAGCAAACGAGTTAGAGCCATCGGCTATGGTGAATACCGCCAATAAGCTTTCCGTTGTCGTTCTGTCATACAACACAATAAATATTACAACTCATTGTATCGAATCGCTTTATGAGTATTCCCCTATCACCAGGGGACTTGAGATAGTGGTTGTCGATAACGCCAGTTGTGATGGCAGTGCTGATTTTATTCATGGGAGATTCCCTGATATCAAATTGATACGAAATAGCACCAACCGAGGTTTCGCAGCGGGATGTAATCAGGGAATTCGCTCCTCGATGGGAGATTTTATCCTTCTTCTTAACTCGGATGCCGCCTTGATCGATCAATCGCTCGACATACTTATCGATTTCATGGGCAGAAATCCCGATGTTGGCATTTGTGGTGGTCTTATGTTATCCGATGATGGAACTCCTCAGCCCTCATGTCACATATTTCCTTCTTACACGAATCTCCTTTTCTCCAAAAACTGGTTACTAAATCCACTTAGTTTTTTTAAAAAGAGATTCGAAAAATATCGTGAAATTCCTGCTCGGAACACCGATGTAGATGCGGTTTCCGGCGGATTTTTCCTTATTAGAAGGGAAGCATTATCTAATATTGGCCTCATGGACGAGAGATTTTTCTTTTATGTCGAGGATATAGATATTTCGAGACGAATAAAGAAGGCCGGTTGGCGCGTTGTGATCATTCCAAAGGCAAAAGTGTATCATGTTGGTGGGGCATCTGCCAAACTAAGGCCTTCCAGAACTTATGCATGGCATCATATAAGCCTCTTTAAATATTTCATGAAATACTATCCTTATCTTCTTCCGCTTAACTTGTTATTAGGACTCGGACTTTCATTTCATCTTTTATTATCCTTTCTTGTGGGATTTTTCAAGAAGCTGGGAAGAAAATCTTGTTAG
- the mreC gene encoding rod shape-determining protein MreC: MISFLEIIKKHLSVSLWVFSIVISVLINQAPLEIRTTISASLMNTIYLPFTSVSKTYHLLRNRRLENLVLKEELSRIKLRMESLKEAERENHRLRELLGFAEKIEYHNILAEVIGRGTPRLPSALVSGVGSNRGVIIGLPVIDESGIVGKVVGVYDKSCVIQLMTDPNFKISVVDARSRVNGIVSTDARGKIIIENIPVEADIRRGDSILSSGMGGIFPEGLLVGRVIRVSMPQSGLFMRVEIEPSANLNRLEEVFILFVGLVSDQGPLDSIQTED, translated from the coding sequence ATGATCTCATTTCTTGAAATTATAAAAAAACACCTTTCCGTCAGTCTCTGGGTATTTTCTATTGTTATCAGTGTTCTCATAAATCAAGCTCCATTAGAAATCCGAACTACTATCTCCGCTTCACTTATGAACACGATCTATCTCCCCTTTACTTCGGTGAGTAAGACATATCATTTGCTTCGTAATCGTCGTTTGGAGAATCTTGTTCTTAAAGAAGAACTTTCGAGAATCAAACTCCGCATGGAGTCATTGAAGGAAGCGGAAAGAGAAAACCATAGGCTTCGAGAGCTTCTTGGATTTGCTGAAAAAATCGAATATCACAATATTCTTGCGGAAGTTATAGGTAGAGGAACTCCGAGGTTACCTAGTGCGCTGGTTTCGGGTGTAGGCAGTAATCGCGGTGTGATAATCGGGCTCCCGGTTATCGACGAGAGCGGAATAGTCGGCAAGGTTGTCGGGGTTTACGATAAAAGCTGTGTAATTCAATTGATGACCGATCCAAATTTTAAAATAAGTGTTGTCGATGCACGGAGCAGGGTGAATGGTATTGTATCTACGGATGCTCGCGGGAAGATTATCATAGAAAATATTCCAGTAGAAGCAGATATTCGACGGGGCGATTCGATACTGTCTTCTGGTATGGGCGGGATTTTTCCTGAAGGTTTGCTCGTGGGGCGTGTTATCAGAGTTTCTATGCCTCAATCCGGGCTTTTTATGAGGGTTGAAATCGAACCATCAGCGAACCTTAATCGGCTAGAGGAGGTCTTCATATTATTTGTTGGTTTAGTGAGCGATCAAGGTCCACTCGATTCCATT
- a CDS encoding acetyl-CoA carboxylase carboxyltransferase subunit alpha, with translation MSIHKFHLDFERPIIELEDRLESVQRKANAGDEKAQADLVILKMKLENIRKDVFGKLSRWHKVQVARHPKRPYTLDYIERLSSDFIELHGDRGFRDDPAIIGGFANFSGHRVMVVGQQKGKNTKENIKRNFGMMHPEGYRKALRLFKLAAKFHLPVVIFIDTPGAYPGIGAEERGQAEAIARNIFEMGRLPVPIIILIIGEGASGGALGIGVGDSVLMMENAWYSVISPEGCAAILWRDRAAAPKAAEALKLTAPDLLELGMIDKIIPEPIGGAHSDPEMAAKILEKDLLSELVRFSNFDGNQIVEKRFTKYRNMGIFTKVKV, from the coding sequence ATGAGCATCCATAAATTCCATCTAGATTTTGAAAGACCCATAATCGAGCTCGAGGACCGCCTGGAGAGTGTTCAGAGAAAAGCTAATGCCGGAGATGAAAAGGCTCAAGCAGATTTGGTTATTTTAAAAATGAAACTAGAAAATATTCGCAAAGATGTTTTCGGTAAGCTCTCGCGTTGGCATAAGGTGCAGGTTGCACGACATCCAAAAAGGCCATATACACTCGATTATATAGAGCGACTTAGCTCGGATTTCATCGAGCTTCATGGTGATCGCGGTTTCAGGGATGATCCAGCCATAATCGGCGGCTTCGCGAATTTCTCCGGGCATCGGGTTATGGTTGTTGGGCAGCAAAAAGGCAAGAACACAAAAGAGAACATAAAGCGCAATTTCGGTATGATGCACCCGGAAGGATATAGAAAAGCACTTAGGCTCTTTAAGCTCGCCGCCAAGTTTCATTTGCCGGTTGTTATTTTTATCGATACTCCCGGGGCATATCCTGGGATTGGCGCCGAGGAACGAGGACAGGCCGAGGCTATTGCTAGGAACATATTCGAGATGGGAAGGCTTCCGGTGCCGATAATTATTCTAATCATCGGCGAGGGCGCCTCTGGTGGTGCTTTGGGGATTGGTGTTGGAGATTCTGTTTTAATGATGGAGAACGCTTGGTATTCGGTAATCTCGCCTGAAGGATGTGCGGCTATTCTATGGAGGGATCGAGCTGCAGCCCCAAAAGCAGCTGAGGCGCTTAAACTTACCGCTCCGGATCTTCTCGAGCTTGGGATGATAGATAAAATCATTCCTGAACCTATAGGCGGCGCCCATTCCGACCCTGAAATGGCCGCGAAAATCCTTGAAAAAGACCTGCTTTCCGAACTCGTTAGATTCTCGAATTTTGATGGAAATCAAATAGTAGAAAAGAGATTTACAAAATACAGAAACATGGGTATATTCACAAAGGTGAAAGTATGA